A region from the Streptomyces tsukubensis genome encodes:
- a CDS encoding TVP38/TMEM64 family protein — translation MFEPAPGPVTGPRPAVALAARCGRALLSPWSKLSLLALVLLSAGALVLLYEPQRVLADGWPPFELSGPAAVVLFAAAYGACTAAFVPRPLLNLAAGALFGSQAGLVAALSGTVLGAGIAFTLGRLLGQDALRPLLRGRWLKAADHQFSAHGFRSMLGVRLFPGVPFAAANYCAAVSRMGYTPFLLATAIGSIPNTAAYVIAGSRAGSPTSPAFLVSTGFIVVTGVVASIVAWRKRHRLRGN, via the coding sequence ATGTTCGAACCCGCGCCCGGGCCCGTCACGGGCCCCCGGCCCGCCGTCGCCCTCGCCGCCCGCTGCGGCAGGGCACTCCTCTCCCCGTGGTCGAAGCTGTCGCTGCTGGCGCTGGTGCTGCTGTCGGCGGGTGCGCTGGTGCTGCTGTACGAGCCGCAGCGGGTGCTGGCCGACGGTTGGCCGCCGTTCGAGCTGAGCGGTCCGGCCGCGGTCGTCCTCTTCGCCGCGGCGTACGGGGCGTGTACGGCGGCCTTCGTCCCCCGGCCGCTGCTGAATCTGGCCGCGGGGGCGCTCTTCGGCTCCCAGGCCGGACTGGTCGCGGCACTCTCGGGCACGGTGCTCGGCGCGGGCATCGCGTTCACCCTCGGCCGGCTGCTCGGGCAGGACGCGCTCCGCCCGCTGCTGCGGGGCCGCTGGCTGAAGGCGGCGGACCACCAGTTCAGTGCGCACGGCTTCCGTTCGATGCTGGGCGTGCGGCTGTTCCCCGGGGTGCCGTTCGCGGCGGCCAACTACTGCGCCGCGGTGTCCCGGATGGGCTACACACCGTTCCTGCTGGCGACGGCCATCGGGTCGATCCCCAACACCGCGGCGTATGTGATCGCGGGCAGCCGGGCGGGTTCGCCGACCTCCCCCGCCTTCCTGGTGTCGACCGGGTTCATCGTCGTCACCGGAGTGGTGGCGAGCATCGTCGCCTGGCGCAAACGCCATCGCCTGCGCGGGAACTGA
- a CDS encoding undecaprenyl-diphosphate phosphatase, which produces MSWFESLILGLVQGLTEFLPISSSAHLRLTAAFAGWEDPGAAFTAITQIGTETAVLIYFRADIARIVSAWFRSLTDKAMRADHDAQMGWLVIVGSIPIGVLGITLKDQIEGPFRDLRLIATTLIVMGIVLGVADRLAARDETGGRHRAAKQRKTLRELNVRDGLIYGFCQAMALIPGVSRSGATISGGLLMGYTRESAARYSFLLAIPAVLASGAYELKDAGEGHVSWGPTIFATVVAFFVGYAVIAWFMKFITTKSFMPFVIYRILLGLLIFALVGAGVLSPHAGESGS; this is translated from the coding sequence ATGTCGTGGTTTGAATCCCTGATCCTCGGACTCGTGCAGGGCCTGACCGAGTTTCTGCCCATCTCGTCGAGCGCCCATCTGCGGCTCACGGCCGCCTTCGCGGGCTGGGAGGATCCGGGTGCGGCGTTCACCGCGATCACCCAGATCGGCACCGAGACGGCGGTACTGATCTACTTCCGCGCGGATATCGCCAGAATCGTCTCGGCGTGGTTCCGGTCCCTGACGGACAAGGCGATGCGCGCCGACCACGACGCGCAGATGGGCTGGCTGGTCATCGTCGGCTCGATTCCCATCGGAGTCCTCGGCATCACCCTCAAGGACCAGATCGAAGGCCCCTTCCGCGATCTGCGGCTGATTGCGACGACCCTGATCGTGATGGGCATCGTCCTGGGCGTCGCCGACCGGCTCGCGGCCCGCGACGAGACCGGCGGCCGGCACCGGGCCGCCAAACAGCGCAAGACGCTCAGGGAACTGAACGTCAGGGACGGTCTGATCTACGGCTTCTGCCAGGCGATGGCACTGATTCCCGGCGTCTCCCGGTCGGGTGCCACGATCAGCGGCGGTCTGCTGATGGGCTACACCCGCGAGTCGGCGGCGCGTTACTCGTTCCTCCTCGCCATCCCGGCCGTTCTGGCCTCCGGTGCCTACGAGTTGAAGGACGCGGGCGAAGGCCATGTCTCCTGGGGGCCGACGATCTTCGCCACCGTGGTCGCCTTTTTTGTGGGATATGCAGTTATCGCATGGTTCATGAAATTCATCACGACCAAGAGCTTCATGCCGTTCGTGATCTACCGCATCCTGCTGGGCCTTCTGATCTTCGCCCTGGTCGGAGCCGGTGTCCTCAGCCCCCACGCGGGTGAGTCCGGAAGCTGA
- a CDS encoding methyltransferase, with protein MNRLTTPWGDLALTRFPEDPRDPLRAWDAADEYLLRHLAEQGTDLSGELVVLGDRWGALTVSLAAHRPVQITDSFLGQRATAVNLARNGATEGAAVLRSVRDTPPERIDVLLVRVPKSLALLEDQLHRLAPAVHEGTVVVGTGMAAEIHTSTLKLFERIIGPTRTSLAVRKARLIFCTPDLSLPRTPGPWPLRYDLPDDIGVMAGRTVTNHAGVFCADRLDIGTRFFLGRLPVPRGPVHVVDLGCGNGVVGTAAALAGPEASVTFVDESFSAVASAEATYRDNVPGGGGAAAFTVGDGLSGLADSSADLVLCNPPFHSHRATTDTTARRMFTDARRVLRPGGELWVVGNRHLGYHVTLRRIFGGCEVVAGHPKFVVLRAAAKAAPLRRLRAGTR; from the coding sequence ATGAACCGTCTGACCACGCCCTGGGGCGATCTCGCCCTCACCCGTTTTCCCGAGGACCCGCGCGACCCCCTTCGCGCCTGGGACGCCGCCGACGAGTATCTGCTGCGGCACCTCGCCGAACAGGGCACGGACCTCTCGGGGGAACTGGTCGTCCTGGGTGACCGGTGGGGCGCGCTGACCGTCTCGCTCGCCGCGCACCGTCCCGTACAGATCACCGACTCCTTCCTGGGGCAGCGGGCGACCGCCGTCAATCTGGCGCGCAACGGCGCGACGGAGGGCGCGGCCGTGCTGCGGAGCGTGCGCGACACCCCGCCGGAGCGGATCGACGTACTGCTGGTACGGGTCCCCAAGAGCCTGGCGCTGCTGGAGGACCAGCTGCACCGGCTGGCGCCCGCCGTCCACGAGGGCACGGTCGTCGTCGGCACCGGCATGGCCGCCGAGATCCACACCTCCACCCTGAAACTGTTCGAGCGGATCATCGGCCCGACGCGGACGTCCCTCGCGGTGCGCAAGGCGCGGCTGATCTTCTGTACACCCGACCTCTCGCTGCCGCGGACGCCCGGCCCCTGGCCGCTGCGGTACGACCTGCCGGACGATATCGGCGTCATGGCGGGCCGTACGGTCACGAACCACGCGGGCGTCTTCTGCGCCGACCGGCTCGACATCGGCACCCGCTTCTTCCTCGGCCGGCTCCCGGTTCCGCGCGGTCCGGTCCACGTCGTCGACCTGGGCTGCGGCAACGGTGTGGTCGGTACGGCCGCGGCGCTGGCCGGTCCCGAGGCATCGGTGACCTTCGTCGACGAATCGTTCTCCGCCGTCGCCTCGGCCGAGGCGACGTACCGCGACAACGTTCCCGGGGGCGGTGGCGCGGCCGCGTTCACCGTCGGCGACGGACTCTCCGGGCTGGCGGACTCCTCCGCCGATCTGGTGCTGTGCAATCCGCCCTTCCACAGCCACCGGGCGACCACGGACACCACCGCGCGCCGGATGTTCACCGACGCCCGGCGGGTGCTGCGGCCCGGCGGCGAGCTGTGGGTGGTCGGCAACCGCCATCTGGGCTACCACGTCACCCTGCGCCGTATCTTCGGCGGCTGCGAGGTGGTGGCGGGCCATCCGAAGTTCGTGGTGCTGCGGGCGGCCGCGAAGGCCGCTCCGCTCCGCCGTTTGCGTGCCGGGACGCGCTGA
- a CDS encoding nuclear transport factor 2 family protein, translating to MTQRVDLSTVMDRLAIDDLVTEYAVAVDDGDWTAYRALFTDDGRADYRSSGGIEGPVSEVAVWMADAVARFSVRQHLIVNRRVSIEDLGGWPGDRAEVRADYVCPMRLGPDEDLVSGGRYAFALARTGGGWRLRGVVVEERWRRGPG from the coding sequence ATGACGCAGCGCGTGGATCTTTCGACCGTGATGGACCGGCTGGCCATCGACGATCTGGTCACGGAGTACGCGGTGGCCGTGGACGACGGGGACTGGACCGCCTATCGGGCCCTGTTCACCGACGACGGCCGGGCCGACTACCGCTCATCGGGCGGTATCGAGGGCCCGGTGTCCGAGGTCGCCGTCTGGATGGCCGATGCCGTGGCCCGGTTCTCCGTACGGCAGCACCTCATCGTCAACCGGCGGGTGAGCATCGAGGATCTGGGCGGCTGGCCCGGCGACCGGGCGGAGGTACGGGCCGACTACGTCTGTCCGATGCGGCTCGGCCCGGACGAGGACCTGGTGAGCGGCGGCCGGTACGCATTCGCCCTGGCCAGGACCGGCGGCGGCTGGAGGCTGCGCGGGGTGGTCGTCGAGGAGAGGTGGCGGCGCGGGCCCGGGTGA
- a CDS encoding Gfo/Idh/MocA family protein — translation MGLGDIAQKAYLPVLGTLPGVELHLQTRSADTLARTGDTYRIPDPARHTDLDSLIAAGPDAAFVHAPTAVHPEIVTALLEAGIPTYVDKPIAYDYAEARRVVELAESRGVSLTVGFNRRLAPGYAQCLEHPRELILMQKNRIGLPEDPRTFVFDDFIHVVDTLRFLVPGTVTHTDVRARIDGGLMHHVVLQLSGDGFTAIGTMNHLSGSTEEILEVSGQDSKREVRNLAEVIDHKGQPSVRRRGDWVPVARQRGLEQAVLGFLDAVRAGKVLSARDALRTHELCEQIVVRALEQAG, via the coding sequence ATCGGTCTCGGCGATATCGCGCAGAAGGCGTACCTCCCGGTCCTGGGCACCCTGCCCGGGGTCGAACTGCATCTGCAGACCCGCAGTGCCGACACCCTCGCCCGGACCGGTGACACCTACCGCATCCCGGACCCGGCCCGCCACACCGACCTGGACTCCCTGATCGCGGCGGGGCCGGACGCCGCGTTCGTCCACGCCCCGACCGCGGTCCACCCGGAGATCGTCACGGCCCTGCTGGAGGCCGGTATCCCCACCTATGTCGACAAGCCGATCGCGTACGACTACGCCGAGGCGCGGCGGGTGGTGGAGCTGGCCGAGTCCCGCGGGGTCTCCCTGACCGTCGGCTTCAACCGCCGTCTCGCGCCCGGCTACGCCCAGTGCCTGGAGCATCCGCGCGAGCTGATCCTGATGCAGAAGAACCGCATCGGCCTCCCGGAGGACCCGCGCACCTTCGTCTTCGACGATTTCATCCACGTCGTCGACACCCTGCGCTTCCTCGTCCCCGGCACCGTCACCCACACCGACGTCCGGGCCCGGATAGACGGCGGGCTGATGCACCACGTCGTGCTCCAGCTCTCCGGCGACGGCTTCACCGCCATCGGCACGATGAACCACCTGAGCGGCTCCACCGAGGAGATCCTGGAGGTCTCCGGCCAGGACTCCAAGCGCGAGGTCCGCAATCTGGCCGAGGTGATCGACCACAAGGGGCAGCCCAGCGTGCGCCGTCGCGGCGACTGGGTGCCGGTCGCCCGCCAGCGCGGTCTGGAGCAGGCGGTCCTGGGCTTCCTCGACGCGGTCCGCGCGGGCAAGGTGCTCAGCGCCCGGGATGCCCTGCGGACCCACGAACTGTGCGAACAGATCGTCGTCCGGGCCCTCGAACAGGCCGGCTGA
- a CDS encoding FAD-dependent monooxygenase — translation MTKQRAVVIGGGIGGLTAAVALHRDGWQVTVLERAPSLDPVGAGIALAPNAQRALDTVGLGDEIRSLAAWQGDGGLRNPGGRWLTRMNSEALAARFGGPVVLLHRATLIERLLSGLPDGTVRTGSPARLVDPGAAGGRPARVAVRYDGTGPATATGPAGTGPGAGPETGIEAELVVGADGIHSAVRRVLFPDHPGPRYSGLTTWRIVVPGACSACGGCGGCGVDGFQPHETWGAGRIWGSHLLKDGRIYAYAAAVAPEGERADDERAELLRRYGDWHDPIPRLIAAAAPEGVLRHDVHQMTDPLPAFHRGRTVLVGDAAHAMAPSLGQGGNQAVEDAVVLAHHCAGADLGAGLAAYTADRLPRTSRIVRRAARVFRLHSLHSRPAVALRDGLMALTALLGPGAAVRAFDGIADWRPPRRTYAEPARTRADGDSTRRLSEGRLHRSRRYRAEGVPPGPGHPARGRTASADPQCRHPRPDR, via the coding sequence ATGACGAAGCAGCGTGCCGTCGTGATCGGCGGCGGAATCGGAGGGCTGACCGCGGCCGTCGCCCTCCACCGGGACGGCTGGCAGGTCACCGTCCTGGAGCGGGCTCCCTCCCTCGACCCGGTCGGGGCCGGGATCGCCCTCGCCCCCAACGCGCAGCGGGCCCTCGACACGGTGGGGCTGGGCGACGAGATCCGCTCCCTGGCCGCCTGGCAGGGCGACGGGGGACTGCGCAACCCCGGCGGCCGGTGGCTCACCCGGATGAACAGCGAAGCACTGGCCGCCCGGTTCGGCGGCCCCGTCGTGCTGCTGCACCGGGCCACCCTGATCGAACGGCTCCTGAGCGGGCTGCCGGACGGCACCGTGCGCACCGGCAGCCCCGCCCGGCTCGTCGACCCCGGAGCGGCCGGCGGGCGTCCCGCACGGGTCGCCGTCCGGTACGACGGGACCGGACCGGCCACCGCGACCGGACCCGCCGGGACCGGACCCGGGGCCGGGCCGGAGACCGGGATCGAGGCCGAACTCGTGGTCGGTGCCGACGGCATCCACTCCGCCGTACGCCGGGTCCTCTTCCCCGACCACCCCGGACCCCGCTACTCCGGTCTCACCACCTGGCGCATCGTCGTCCCCGGCGCCTGCAGCGCCTGCGGCGGCTGCGGCGGCTGCGGCGTTGACGGGTTCCAGCCCCACGAGACCTGGGGCGCCGGCCGTATCTGGGGCAGCCATCTCCTGAAGGACGGCCGGATCTACGCCTATGCGGCGGCCGTGGCGCCCGAGGGCGAACGCGCCGACGACGAACGGGCCGAGCTGCTGCGCCGCTACGGCGACTGGCACGACCCGATTCCACGGCTGATCGCCGCCGCGGCCCCGGAGGGTGTCCTCCGCCACGACGTCCACCAGATGACCGATCCGCTGCCCGCCTTCCACCGCGGCCGTACCGTCCTCGTCGGAGACGCGGCCCACGCCATGGCACCCTCACTCGGCCAGGGCGGCAACCAGGCCGTGGAGGACGCCGTCGTCCTCGCCCACCACTGCGCCGGCGCCGACCTGGGCGCCGGCCTCGCCGCGTACACCGCCGACCGGCTGCCCCGCACGTCCCGCATCGTCCGCCGCGCCGCCCGCGTGTTCCGCCTCCACTCCCTGCACAGCCGCCCGGCGGTCGCCCTCCGGGACGGTCTGATGGCCCTCACCGCCCTTCTGGGCCCCGGGGCCGCGGTCCGGGCCTTCGACGGAATCGCCGACTGGCGGCCGCCGCGCCGCACGTATGCTGAACCGGCCCGCACCAGGGCGGACGGCGACAGCACCAGGAGGCTCAGTGAAGGTCGGCTGCATCGGTCTCGGCGATATCGCGCAGAAGGCGTACCTCCCGGTCCTGGGCACCCTGCCCGGGGTCGAACTGCATCTGCAGACCCGCAGTGCCGACACCCTCGCCCGGACCGGTGA
- a CDS encoding TetR/AcrR family transcriptional regulator yields the protein MTRPIASGPSGAGPAATRAELIADTALRLLAERGMRGLTHRAVDEVAGLPQGSTSNGARTRLALLELAVRRLAEREAEVLGMTGLPGPGSGLAAFADAFALAVHRYLTGHRQLVVARYELALEATRRPELRAVYDAAGGRMRAPLIALMAGAGSAAPERHALSLIAWADGLMFTCAAGSYHDAVPSREDLRTGFGELLHGMLTPPEPAPGPPPTP from the coding sequence ATGACACGACCCATCGCCTCCGGACCTTCCGGGGCCGGACCTGCGGCGACCCGCGCCGAGCTGATTGCCGACACCGCCCTGCGGCTGCTGGCGGAGCGCGGGATGCGCGGGCTCACCCACCGGGCCGTGGACGAGGTCGCCGGACTTCCCCAGGGCTCCACATCGAACGGCGCCCGCACCCGGCTCGCCCTGCTGGAACTGGCCGTACGGCGGCTGGCCGAACGGGAGGCGGAGGTGCTCGGCATGACCGGTCTCCCGGGGCCGGGCAGCGGACTCGCGGCGTTCGCCGACGCCTTCGCGCTCGCCGTGCACCGCTATCTGACCGGCCACCGCCAACTGGTCGTGGCCCGGTACGAACTGGCCCTGGAGGCCACCCGCCGCCCCGAACTGCGCGCCGTCTACGATGCCGCGGGCGGCCGGATGCGCGCCCCGCTGATCGCCCTGATGGCCGGGGCGGGGTCGGCCGCACCGGAACGGCACGCGCTGTCCCTGATCGCCTGGGCGGACGGGCTGATGTTCACCTGTGCGGCGGGCTCGTACCACGATGCGGTCCCGAGCCGGGAGGACCTCAGGACCGGCTTCGGGGAGCTTCTGCACGGCATGCTCACACCCCCGGAGCCCGCCCCGGGGCCCCCGCCGACCCCCTGA
- a CDS encoding uracil-DNA glycosylase, which produces MTDTDLLPESWRGVLGDELQKPYFKELTEFVEEERARGPVYPPREEVFAALEATPYEKVKVLILGQDPYHGEGQGHGLCFSVRPGVKIPPSLRNIYKEMAAELGLPVPDNGYLMPWAQQGVLLLNAVLTVRAGEANSHKGKGWEKVTDAVIRAVAERPDPAVFVLWGNYAQKKLPLIDETRHVVVKGAHPSPLSAKKFFGSQPFTQINAAVAAQGHEPIDWRIPNLG; this is translated from the coding sequence GTGACCGACACCGACCTGCTGCCCGAGTCCTGGCGCGGCGTCCTCGGCGACGAGCTGCAGAAGCCCTATTTCAAGGAGCTGACCGAGTTCGTCGAGGAGGAGCGGGCCCGGGGGCCGGTCTATCCGCCCCGTGAGGAGGTCTTCGCCGCCCTGGAGGCCACTCCGTACGAGAAGGTCAAGGTCCTCATCCTCGGCCAGGACCCCTACCACGGCGAGGGGCAGGGCCACGGGCTGTGCTTCTCGGTCCGGCCGGGCGTCAAGATTCCGCCGTCCCTGCGGAACATCTACAAGGAGATGGCGGCGGAGCTCGGGCTGCCCGTCCCGGACAACGGCTATCTGATGCCCTGGGCCCAGCAGGGGGTGCTGCTGCTCAACGCCGTGCTGACGGTCCGGGCCGGTGAGGCCAACTCCCACAAGGGCAAGGGCTGGGAGAAGGTGACGGACGCGGTCATCCGGGCCGTGGCCGAGCGGCCCGATCCCGCGGTCTTCGTCCTCTGGGGGAACTACGCGCAGAAGAAGCTGCCGCTGATCGACGAGACCCGGCACGTGGTCGTCAAGGGCGCGCACCCGTCGCCGCTGTCGGCCAAGAAGTTCTTCGGATCCCAGCCGTTCACGCAGATCAACGCGGCGGTCGCGGCGCAGGGGCACGAGCCGATCGACTGGCGCATCCCGAACCTGGGCTGA
- a CDS encoding ABC transporter substrate-binding protein has product MFYRNSLRGAGALASISLLAGCGVFTDAEADGKGNVTVGTVSEPSTLDPAAAYDGSWELYRNVFQTLLSFPTGSTTPQPDAAECKFSDAANRTYTCELRKDLTFSNGEKLDARAVKHTVDRIRTINSKQGPQALLGSLASVETSGSRSVTFRLKVPDATFPFILATPALSLVPPGEYPADELRTDGKLTGSGPYVLKKYAKGDRAELDRNGSYKGFAQRRNDSVTIRYFKDSATMVKALEDRKIDVTYRGLSAPEVGKFQDGLPQHKNLRLVESVGADIRYLVFNAADPVAGKLAVRRAIAQLIDRGKLVRTVYRGTAEPLYSMVPKGIAGHTGQFFDVYGEPDRDKARKILEDAGIDEPVPLELWYATDRYGSSTEAEFAEIKKQLDTSGLFRVTVRGKPWAEFQKGYSAGQYPVFGRGWFPDFPDPDNFIAPFVGERNALNTPYRNAEITEKLLPQSRQEVDRGAVARQFHRAQQIMAADVRLLPLWQGKLYLATTAEIGGAERALDPQTVMQVWELFRKGKW; this is encoded by the coding sequence GTGTTCTACCGGAACTCTCTGCGAGGCGCCGGGGCCCTGGCGTCCATCTCCCTGCTCGCGGGATGCGGCGTGTTCACCGACGCCGAGGCCGACGGCAAGGGGAACGTCACCGTCGGAACGGTCAGCGAGCCGTCGACGCTCGACCCCGCCGCCGCCTACGACGGCTCCTGGGAGCTGTACCGGAACGTCTTCCAGACGCTGCTCAGCTTTCCGACCGGGAGCACGACTCCGCAGCCCGACGCCGCGGAGTGCAAGTTCAGCGACGCGGCCAACAGGACGTACACCTGCGAACTCCGCAAGGACCTGACCTTCTCCAACGGGGAGAAGCTGGACGCCAGGGCCGTCAAGCACACGGTGGACCGGATCCGTACGATCAACTCGAAGCAGGGGCCGCAGGCGCTGCTGGGCTCCCTGGCCTCGGTGGAGACCAGCGGGAGCCGGAGCGTCACCTTCCGGCTGAAGGTCCCCGACGCCACCTTCCCGTTCATCCTGGCCACGCCCGCGCTCTCGCTGGTCCCGCCGGGCGAGTACCCCGCCGATGAGCTGCGCACCGACGGAAAGCTCACGGGATCGGGGCCGTACGTCCTCAAGAAGTACGCCAAGGGCGACCGGGCCGAGCTGGACAGGAACGGTTCGTACAAGGGGTTCGCCCAGCGCAGGAACGATTCCGTGACCATCCGGTACTTCAAGGACTCGGCCACGATGGTCAAGGCGCTGGAGGACCGGAAGATCGACGTGACCTACCGCGGACTGAGCGCGCCCGAGGTCGGCAAGTTCCAGGACGGGCTGCCCCAGCACAAGAATCTCCGGCTGGTGGAGTCGGTCGGTGCGGACATCCGCTACCTGGTCTTCAACGCCGCCGACCCGGTGGCCGGAAAGCTCGCCGTGCGCCGGGCGATAGCCCAGCTCATCGACCGGGGAAAGCTCGTCCGCACGGTCTACCGCGGCACGGCCGAGCCGCTCTACTCGATGGTCCCCAAGGGGATCGCCGGACACACCGGCCAGTTCTTCGACGTCTACGGCGAGCCGGACCGGGACAAGGCCCGGAAGATCCTCGAAGACGCGGGGATCGACGAGCCCGTGCCGCTGGAGCTGTGGTACGCCACCGACCGCTACGGCTCCTCGACGGAGGCCGAGTTCGCGGAGATCAAGAAGCAGCTGGACACCTCGGGGCTGTTCCGGGTGACCGTACGGGGCAAGCCGTGGGCCGAGTTCCAGAAGGGGTACTCGGCCGGGCAGTACCCGGTCTTCGGGCGCGGCTGGTTCCCCGACTTCCCCGACCCGGACAACTTCATCGCCCCCTTCGTCGGCGAGCGGAACGCCCTGAACACGCCGTACCGGAACGCGGAGATCACCGAGAAGCTGCTGCCGCAGTCGAGGCAGGAGGTCGACCGGGGTGCGGTCGCCCGCCAGTTCCACCGGGCCCAGCAGATCATGGCCGCCGACGTCCGGCTGCTGCCGCTCTGGCAGGGCAAGCTGTACCTCGCCACCACGGCGGAGATCGGCGGCGCCGAGCGGGCCCTCGACCCGCAGACCGTGATGCAGGTCTGGGAGCTGTTCCGCAAGGGCAAGTGGTGA
- a CDS encoding SDR family oxidoreductase — MESATNEGPAADSGRVALVTGASRGIGYAVAEALVARGDRVCITGRGEDALRDAVARLGPDRVIAVAGKAHDDEHRVTAVARTMEAFGRIDFLVNNAGTNPVYGPLADLDLGVVRKVYDTNVISALGFAQQTWHAWQREHGGAIVNISSVAGLAPSPLVGAYGMSKAAMVNLTVQLAHEFAPGVRVNAIAPAVVRTRFARALYEGREAEAAAEYPLGRLGVPEDIGGAAAFLTSSQSDWITGQTLVVDGGIFLTAGVH, encoded by the coding sequence GTGGAGAGCGCAACGAACGAGGGACCGGCGGCCGACAGCGGACGGGTCGCCCTGGTCACCGGCGCCAGCCGGGGTATCGGATACGCGGTCGCCGAAGCGCTGGTCGCGCGCGGCGACCGGGTCTGCATCACCGGCCGCGGCGAGGACGCGCTGCGGGACGCCGTGGCGCGGCTCGGCCCGGACCGGGTGATCGCCGTCGCGGGCAAGGCCCATGACGACGAGCACCGCGTCACGGCCGTGGCCCGCACGATGGAGGCCTTCGGCCGAATCGACTTCCTCGTCAACAACGCGGGCACCAACCCGGTCTACGGACCGCTCGCGGATCTGGACCTCGGGGTCGTCCGCAAGGTGTACGACACCAATGTGATCTCCGCGCTCGGCTTCGCGCAGCAGACCTGGCACGCCTGGCAGCGCGAGCACGGCGGGGCGATCGTCAACATCTCGTCCGTCGCCGGGCTCGCCCCGTCGCCGCTCGTCGGCGCGTACGGGATGAGCAAGGCGGCCATGGTCAATCTGACCGTGCAGCTCGCCCATGAATTCGCTCCCGGGGTACGGGTCAACGCCATCGCCCCGGCCGTCGTCAGGACACGGTTCGCCCGGGCGCTGTACGAGGGCCGGGAGGCCGAGGCGGCCGCCGAGTACCCGCTCGGCAGGCTCGGTGTGCCCGAGGACATCGGAGGCGCGGCAGCTTTTCTCACTTCTTCGCAATCGGACTGGATCACGGGGCAGACGCTCGTGGTCGACGGAGGTATCTTCCTCACAGCCGGAGTGCATTGA
- the fabG gene encoding 3-oxoacyl-ACP reductase FabG — MSTTEQRVAVVTGAARGIGAATAVRLAADGRAVAVLDLDEAACAETVEKITSAGGRALAVGCDVSDAAAVEAAVERIAAELGPPVVLVNNAGVLRDNLLFKMTESDWDTVMNVHLKGAFLMARACQKHMVDAGFGRIVSLSSSSALGNRGQANYSAVKAGLQGFTKTLAKELGKFGITANAVAPGFIATEMTAQTAARVGMDFEDFQAAAATQIPVQRVGRPEDVAGAIAFFAADDTGFVSGQVLYVAGGPLD; from the coding sequence ATGTCCACCACCGAGCAGCGCGTAGCCGTCGTGACCGGAGCCGCGCGCGGCATCGGCGCGGCCACCGCGGTCAGGCTGGCGGCCGACGGCCGCGCCGTCGCCGTACTCGACCTCGACGAAGCGGCGTGCGCCGAGACCGTCGAGAAGATCACCTCGGCCGGCGGCCGGGCGCTCGCCGTCGGCTGCGACGTCTCCGACGCCGCCGCGGTCGAGGCCGCCGTCGAACGGATCGCCGCCGAACTCGGTCCGCCGGTCGTCCTCGTCAACAACGCGGGCGTCCTGCGGGACAACCTGCTCTTCAAAATGACCGAGTCCGACTGGGACACGGTGATGAACGTGCACCTCAAGGGCGCCTTCCTGATGGCACGGGCGTGCCAGAAGCACATGGTGGACGCCGGTTTCGGGCGGATCGTCTCGCTCTCGTCGTCGTCGGCCCTCGGCAACCGGGGCCAGGCCAACTACTCGGCCGTGAAGGCCGGACTCCAGGGGTTCACCAAGACCCTCGCCAAGGAGCTCGGCAAGTTCGGCATCACCGCGAACGCCGTCGCCCCCGGATTCATCGCCACCGAGATGACCGCGCAGACCGCCGCCCGGGTCGGGATGGACTTCGAGGACTTCCAGGCGGCCGCGGCCACCCAGATCCCGGTCCAGCGCGTCGGCCGTCCGGAGGACGTCGCCGGGGCGATCGCCTTCTTCGCCGCCGACGACACGGGCTTCGTCTCGGGACAGGTGCTGTACGTGGCCGGCGGACCGCTCGACTGA
- a CDS encoding DUF3037 domain-containing protein, with product MSGRVVFEYALLRVVPRVERGEYFNAGVVLYCRARSFVGALTHLDEVKLKALDPDADTTGVRAALHAVEGVCGGGAGAGQAAGDDAGRRFRWLVAPRSTVVQPGPVHTGLTADPAAELARLHELLVR from the coding sequence ATGAGCGGGCGGGTCGTCTTCGAGTACGCGCTGCTGCGGGTGGTCCCGCGGGTCGAGCGCGGGGAGTACTTCAACGCGGGCGTCGTGCTGTACTGCCGGGCCCGGTCCTTCGTCGGCGCGCTCACCCATCTGGACGAGGTGAAGCTGAAGGCCCTCGACCCGGACGCCGATACGACGGGGGTACGCGCGGCCCTGCACGCCGTCGAAGGCGTCTGCGGCGGCGGCGCGGGCGCCGGTCAGGCCGCCGGGGACGATGCAGGCCGCCGCTTCCGCTGGCTGGTGGCGCCCCGTTCCACGGTCGTCCAGCCGGGCCCGGTGCACACGGGTCTGACCGCCGACCCCGCGGCCGAACTGGCGCGCCTCCACGAACTGCTGGTGCGGTGA